The following are encoded in a window of Deltaproteobacteria bacterium genomic DNA:
- a CDS encoding DUF4189 domain-containing protein, whose protein sequence is MGSVPQAAAVFGALAVAPTDPTRSAVSSNQPSSAAAQNAALGYCGGDCAIQANFPSGMCAAYAASMESNGGSYWGWGTDANQAIAQNKALQSCRNNGGGNCVLSAEGCNR, encoded by the coding sequence ATGGGGTCGGTGCCGCAAGCAGCGGCGGTATTTGGCGCTCTTGCCGTCGCCCCCACTGACCCGACTCGGTCGGCGGTGTCTTCCAACCAACCTTCTAGCGCCGCCGCTCAGAATGCCGCGCTCGGTTATTGCGGCGGCGACTGTGCGATTCAGGCCAATTTTCCCAGTGGGATGTGCGCCGCGTACGCGGCTTCCATGGAAAGCAACGGCGGGAGTTATTGGGGTTGGGGTACGGATGCCAACCAAGCCATTGCACAGAACAAGGCGCTGCAGTCTTGCCGCAACAACGGTGGCGGTAACTGTGTGCTAAGCGCCGAGGGCTGTAATCGCTAA